A stretch of DNA from Desertibacillus haloalkaliphilus:
TTTTTCCAAATGATCAGCTTCATTAATTACTGCTGTTAGATGATCCATCTTGATTTTTATTTCTCCATCGCTCTCTGAATGAAGAAGGATGTCAGTGACGTGTTCTTCAAGTGACGGCAATTCGATCTTCATCAGGATGTCGTCTAGCTCGCCGATGACACGCTCAAAGAGGTTAATTTTTTCGTAGAGTAGTTGTAAAATGTGTTGTTCGACTGTGTTTTCAATAGCAAAATTATAAATATGAACATCCTTTTCTTGACCAAGACGATGAATACGCCCGATTCGTTGCTCAATACGCATTGGATTCCAAGGCAGATCATAATTAATGATGTGATTACAAAATTGAAGGTTAATCCCTTCACCACCGGCTTCAGTGGCAATAAGGACTTGGGCATTATTTTGGAAAAGCTGTCTCATCCAATCTTTTTTGCCACGTTTGAATCCGCCACGAAAAGGAACCGATGAAATCCCATGTTGTTTTAAAAACCATTGCAGATAAAGCTGTGTGGCACGATATTCAGTAAAGATAATCACTTTATCATTGATATTCTGAATAATTTCTAATGCTTTTTCAGCCTTAGAGTTTTTCGTGATTGCACCTATCATATTCATGAAATCTTGGGCAATTGGAATATCTCTTCCTTCGGCTTGTGCTTTTTCAATCATATTTTTCAATGTCATAAATGCAGCTTCACGGCTACTACAAACTTCTCGTTGTAACGTTAAGAGTGAAAAGTGGTTTGCACGGATCGTTTCGTCATCCTTTAAGGATGTGACCGCATCATATAGTGTACGTTCTTCTTTGCTTAGCGTAACAGGCACTGTTTTGACAATTCGTTTTGTCCATTCGATCCCTGTTTCTTCACGCCGGTTTCTGACCATAACTTTGTTAATAATCTCACGTAACTGTTCGTCATTCTTTGGTGTTCGTTTGTTCGATTTATATGCTTGTTGAAAGGAAGATTCATCCCCAAGGTGTCCAGGCTTAAGCAGTGACACGAGGTTGAAAATTTCCTCAAGTTTGTTTTGGACAGGTGTCGCAGTTAATAGTAGACAAAACTTTTTCTTTAAGTGTTTAATGAATTCATAGTTTTTTGTTTTAGGGTTTTTTAATTTATGGGCTTCGTCAATAATCACCATATCATAATGTTGATTTAAAACGATATCGCGATGTGGGTTTCGTTTGGCTGTATCGATCGAAGCGATGACGACATCGCATTGTTCCCATACATAGCTTTTCTTTTGTGCGACTGCGGGAATAAAAAATTTTTGATTGAGTTCAATCGCCCATTGCGAAACGAGTGAGGCAGGGACAAGGATAAGCACTTTTTTTGCTAGTCCTCTAATCATATACTCTTTTAATATAAGCCCTGCTTCGATTGTTTTTCCAAGGCCGACTTCATCTGCTAGTATCGCTTTACCGTTCATGTTTTCAATGACTGTGTTGGCTGCCTCAAGCTGATGTGGATACGGTTTTAAGTGTGGTAAGTGCTTTGGCGCTTGAAGGCCATGGAAGTCAGGGATTGATAGATGCTGCTCTGTTTCATAGGCTAATTTAAATAATTCCCAGTTTGCCCATGGACCGTCTTCTTCGATTCTTTGTAAAAATTCATCTTGCCAATCAGTAGAATATTCGATGTCGACGTTCATGGCGATCATCCTTTCCTGAAAATTATTATTGCCAATCATGATTTGCTAATGGTAGGATATTAATATATTTAGTATGACCTAATTGTTTCCTGTTCATGAATCATTCATGTAAAGAATTCGATTAACTTGATATATTTGCGAATGAAAGCAAGGGGAGAGACTGTAGACAATGTGAAGCAGCGCCGAAGGAGCAAGCAATGATGATTGTGA
This window harbors:
- a CDS encoding DEAD/DEAH box helicase translates to MNVDIEYSTDWQDEFLQRIEEDGPWANWELFKLAYETEQHLSIPDFHGLQAPKHLPHLKPYPHQLEAANTVIENMNGKAILADEVGLGKTIEAGLILKEYMIRGLAKKVLILVPASLVSQWAIELNQKFFIPAVAQKKSYVWEQCDVVIASIDTAKRNPHRDIVLNQHYDMVIIDEAHKLKNPKTKNYEFIKHLKKKFCLLLTATPVQNKLEEIFNLVSLLKPGHLGDESSFQQAYKSNKRTPKNDEQLREIINKVMVRNRREETGIEWTKRIVKTVPVTLSKEERTLYDAVTSLKDDETIRANHFSLLTLQREVCSSREAAFMTLKNMIEKAQAEGRDIPIAQDFMNMIGAITKNSKAEKALEIIQNINDKVIIFTEYRATQLYLQWFLKQHGISSVPFRGGFKRGKKDWMRQLFQNNAQVLIATEAGGEGINLQFCNHIINYDLPWNPMRIEQRIGRIHRLGQEKDVHIYNFAIENTVEQHILQLLYEKINLFERVIGELDDILMKIELPSLEEHVTDILLHSESDGEIKIKMDHLTAVINEADHLEKGAEEEHAATRHS